The stretch of DNA ACGGCCCCAGCGGTACACTTCTCTGGACATCCGCAGCCAGGAGGACGGGCTCCGGCTCCTCAGAAGAACCAGGCAACTGAACTGCGCCGGTCGCCAAGTCCTCCGGACCAGCCTTCACGTCATGTTTCCAGATGAGGACTTGGTTCGCATCCCGGCGGGATTCCTGCCACCGCCCTACTGTGACTACCCCACCACTGTCTTGCTGTTAGGAGACACCGCCAACACGCCGGATGACCTCACCATCATCCCAGAGGTCGTCTACTTCGAGCCGGGGACAGAGCTCACCGTCTCCGTGGTATGTTACCACCCTCCGTTCTCATTGCCTAAGGGGTCTCCTTTAGCCCTTTGCTACATCTTGCATGTCCACACAGAAGACACCGGCATGGACCTTTCAACAGACCTTTCTTCAGATTCGGACTCTTCGGCCTTTCTTGTGCAAAACGTAAGCAGACAGAGACCTATTATTAagacttcttttgttttacagggaaaGTCCATCTCACTAgacctgatggcagacaccGGCGCGGATGTTACCATCATTCCCCAAGCAGAGTGGCCTCGCGACTGGGAACTGGTGTCCCCTTGTGGCACAATCTCCGGCGTGGGAGGTGCTGTCAATTCCCGCCGGAGCAAACATCTGGTATGTGTGGAGGGGCCGGAGGGTCAAGTTGCCACAATTAGGCCTTTTGTGGTAGCTTCCAACATCAAATTGTTAGGTAGGGATGTTTTGTCCCAATGGGGTGCCCGACTTGACATCCCTAGTCctgcgtgggatttttagtctgggCCACTGCGGAGTGCACCTCCCCACCGCTCAATTGGAAAAGAGACACACCCGTGTGGGTGGACCAGTGGCCCTTaccatctgaaaaattaaaggcgCTCAATGAACTTGTGGAGGAGCAGGTGCGCCTCgggcatttaataccttccgccagcccctggaacacaccTGTCTTTGTGATTAAGAAACCCGGCaaagacaggtggcgcctgctccaagacctacgCAGGGTTAATGATGTCCTCGAAGATATGGGCCCCTTgcaaccaggccttccctctccctccatgctGCCCCGGGATTGGCAGCTTGCAATCCTTGACATCAAGGATTGCTTCTTTAACATCCCTTTGTATCCCGGAGATGCTCCCAGATTCACCTTCTCGGTTCCCTCCATCAACCGAGGAGAGCCATATAAACGCTATCAGTGgaccactctgccccagggattgaaaaattcccctgtgctctgccaaacTTTTGTGGCTCAGGTCCTTTCCCCGGTCCGTCGCCTCTTTCCTGAGGCAATCTTTTTGCACTACATGGACGACATTTTAATTTGCGCCGCTGACACGACCTACTTGAAAGCGGCCTTGGAAAAGACAATAAAGACCATCAAGGACTCAGGATTCCAAATTGCGGAGGAGAAGATCCAGCTGTCATCcccctggaaatatttgggcTTCCTGATCACGGGAAGGACCGTCGCGCCCCAGTCCCTCACCATCAAGGACAACCCTCAAACCCTGCGGgacttgcagcagctctgcggCACCATCACGTGGATCCGACCGCTCCTAGgactcaccacagaggagctgtcgcCGCTGTTCCAACTGCTGAAAGGCGACGGCGACCTGGCATCCCCACGCCATCTCACCCCGGATGCCCGTGAGGCCCTGGAGAGAGTCGCAGCTGCcatcaagtcccgccaggcacaTCGGGTCGTGCGGTCCCTCCCCATCAACTGTGCCATCTTAGGTAAGTCCCCGAACTTACATGCCCTCTTATTCCAGTGGGACGACAGCCAGAGGGACTCACTCTTAATCATAGAGTAGTTGTTCCTCCCACATCAGCCTGCAAAAACGGTTACACCTTTTCTGGAATTAATGTCAAAACTTATTATCAAGGCCCGCCAGCGCCTCCGGACCCTCGCAGGGTGTGACCCAGCATGCATCTACTTACCATTAAATTTGGACCAATTGGATTTCCtcttacaaacaaatgaaaatttacagaCTTCGGTAGACAGCTATCCTGGTCAAATTTTAATACGTTAtcccaaacacaaactttttaaagacacCTTGTATTTGGCCCCAAAATCCTACAAAAGTAAGATTCCATTGAAAGGTGCTCTCACGGTGTTCACTGATGGGTCAGGTAGATCCCACAAGTCAGTGATCACctggaaggacccggacagtcagaagtgggagtctgacgtccaaatagttcagggttccccccagatcgCTGAGCTTGCAGCGGTCGTGAGAgccttcaaaaaatttcaacaacctTTCAATCTCGTCACTGATTCGGCATATGTGGCCGGGATAGCAGAAAGGGCTGAACatgccctgctcaaagaaattcacAACAAAACATTGTACAGCTTGCTCTCAAAACTCATTTGGCTTATCTCACACCGGAAGCAACCGTATCACATTCTGCATGTtaggtcacacacagacctgccaggTGACATCACTGAGGGAAACCGGAGAGCAGATGCCCTGGCAATGCTGGCCACCTCCACCTCTGTAAACCCTACAGTTCTAAGACCCACCTTGCCAGATGTCCACATGCAGGCTAGGATGAGCCACGCCTTTTTCCACCAGAATGCTCCGGCACTTTGCCGTCAGTTCAAAATCTCCAAGGAGCAGGCGCGGGCCATCTTAGCCACCTGCCCCAATTGCCAATCCCACGCCTTACCATCCTTAGCAacgggggttaacccccgggAATTGGGGGCATTGGAAACCTGGCAAACAGACATAACACACTTTCCCTCCTTTGGGCGGCTGAAGTACATCCATGTGTCTGTAGACACGTTCTCGggggcagtgtttgcctccacccacacgggggaaaaaacaaaggatatcATCAAACACTTATACATGGCTTTCTCCACCTTGGGTGTCCCTAAAACtatcaaaacagataatggaccagggtttgtgtccaaacaATTCATGGAATTCGTGCAACAATGGGGCATTGACCATATTACAGGTATCCCACACAACCCTACAGGACAATCAATTGTGGAGAGAAAacatcaagaaattaaaaaactaCTAGAGCAGCAAAACGATTCGGCCCTTACCACAAGCCCTGTAGAGGGGTTGTGCAAAGCCCTAtatgttctcaatttcatgaactgttcaGACCGCGAGCCAAACCCCCCGATACTACGCCACTTTCACAATAACACCAGGGCGCAGTTGAAAGAAAGACCACCAGTGCTCGTTAAAGACCTTGAGTCCAGGAACATCAAAGGTCCGTACCCGCTGATAACatgggggagagggtatggctgtgtctccacagaacagggccccaggtggatcccagGCAAGTTTATAAAACCATACCGGGAAGACATCGTGAAGGAAAGCCACCCCCCGGACCACTCCCCCGAGACGACAGCTCCAGCCGATACCACCGTCACCTGGAGtcggaggaaaaggaagggaagcagaCCCATCGACACCGCCACAAGGACTCTGATAACTAATCGATACTTCCCACCGGCTTGGATAGTTTACCCCCTGACCCCATCCCCAACCATTCCTTACCCTTTCCTGTCCTACCACTTTCCTCGCTCCTCTTACCCTCACACCTGACCccacattttttctgtttcaatgttaatttaaacgggggaggatggggatttgAGGGGACCCTTGGTCTTATCTCTTTTTGTATGTTCGAGTTACTAGATTACCGACCACCCAGATGGCAATTACATCAGCCAGAACACCCCGCAGCGACCGGCTTCCTGCAGCTGGCTTTGTCACCATCTTATGGCTccacctggcaggaagctggctCGTGCCACAGCCCAAGGAAAACGTCTGGGTCACGCTGGCAAAGTCTATAGGACAAGAACAGCtttgcatggccatgggcagtATAGACAATCCGTTGTCTACATGCCTGGCGGGAGTCCCCCTGTCCGAAAATGATTTTCCGTTCACAGGGATGAAACTCAACCCGGCGGACTCCTGGATGAGTTGGATGAGGACACTAccacaggcaccacaggaaccccaggaattggaccTACTGGGGTCCACAAGGGTCCACTTTTGTATTCGGTTTTATACTAAGgccccacaaacaaaaccagggcaAAACATCAAAGACGTAACACcagcaaatagaaaatacatcaatGAGTGGTGCAATTACACAAGCCCTGTGTTGTCCAAGTCCTACCCATTCCCTAAGGAGCTCCCTCGGGGtgtgtttctcatctgtggggacagggcgtgggctgggatcccctccaGTACCAAAgggggtccctgtagccttggcaaGCTTACGACGCTAACCCCCAATAAAACCCAAATTCTGgattggaagaagaaaagtcaaTTGGCACGCAAAAAGCGATCGTATGGTGAATTTGACCCAAATTGTGATTCAGAAATTTATGATTGGAGTGAGGGAAAGAGGGTCGCCGCTTCTATTTTTCTACCATGGTACGCGGCAGCGAAAGCCCTCGGTGAGATTTCTCACCTGGGGTGTTGGATGAGTAAGCAGGCCAACGCTACGTCTGCCGCATTGTCAGACCTCTTGGCAGAAGAAGAGACCACCAGGCACGCCACCTTACAGAACAGAGCGGCCATTGATTTTCTGCTGCTCGCCCATGGCCATAGCTGCGAggactttgaagggatgtgctgcttcaatgTGACATcgaagagcacatccatccaagccaaCATCCAGCGGATCCAGGTGTTAGTCAAAGACTTAAAGACTGAAACCAGGGCTGTGGATGCGGTGAACAAGACCTTCTCCCAgtggggtgttcctgggtgggcCGTGCCAATCGTTAAAggtttaatttggattttgattattattttcttaatttctgtagcCTCAACtatctttaagaaaatgttaacgaggaatttggggaatgttcttttaataaatcagaaaggGGGAGTTGTgagaggggttcctgctctcccttgggaggcagcaacagtttagaaaaagGTTGCcaaccagctgctgctctccaccccagaagagctgtcaatcaatgtttagcatactccccagttccagaaagttctgttattctgttacccccattggctcctcttagaataccactcctcctctgtaccccgattagttctctgtatgtcaccccactctgtctcccccctttacccgttgccgttggctgttttgtaccctaaccacacccacttctttgcccttaatacccagccccgcctttcctCGGGGCTCCCGGAGTtcgctcccttctggagagttcGTGCCCCTCGTTTCACCCTCGTGTTCCTGcgacgctcctgaaataaagcctctaggaataaagccacttcggagccctctcgtccttacggtggagctatccgggtcccgccacatcctccccgcggaccggccctctgagggttttcccccggacaggctgggcacccgggtgaagcccggaggacttgtattttaatacaatgTTATTCAAATAAAGTGAGAGGCCATGGGGTAGTTCCCATGGGGACTCCCAAATTGTGGGGGGATGCAGCCCACTTTTAATCCTAATTTCCCAGACACATcactctcttcctttcctcattGGCTGAGGTACAGACTTCCCAAATCGCCTGCTCTGTGTTCCACTCTACTATGCACTTTCCTGCTCCCcgcttttatttttctttgtataaCAAAACACTATTCATATTGtatctttggggttttttctgttaattCAGCAATTTAATACAGCCTTGGCTTAGGTAAAGTCCCTGTCAATTAGTAACGTTTTCCAGAACTGATAATTTCTTCCATTACTTCCCTATCTCTAAATCAATGGCCCTATCTACAAGCAGATGCAGAGTCTGTTTGTAAAGACACATTCATTTTACACCTTTCACAGGGATGCTCCTCACATTGTTGTTTGGCTATAAAACCTTGACGAAAGCATTGCAAATTATGCAAAAGTGGCAGATATGTAATAGTCGGTGGAACCTTGAGAGCTCAACAACAAGGAAAGGTGGCCCAAGGCAGTTATGGGGCTCTCTGGCCGCCTAAGTAGAACGTGTATATCCCTGGCTAAAAACGCCAATACCATCTTGAGCCACGCAGGATCGGCCCAGGCTGCGGGACACGCCCGGGGGTGcctggctggaaagcagctctgggtCCTGACAAGGAGCTGTGGGCAAGGAGCTGCCAGGCCGTGCTGGGCCAGCCCCTAACGCTGCCGCtcagaaaggaagaggaggaggaagctgaCAAATGAGCCTGGAATGTCCCAGTGCAGAGACGAAGGGACGAGTGCACTTGGGGGCCGGGGGTCGGGGCCAAGCGTCGGGCACGGCTCCAAGCAGCTCCTGAGTCGGCGTCAGGGCTGCCTGTAAGGATTTCGGCCGGCACCCGGGAGCAGCAGCgccagcagtgccagccggTCCCTAGGGGGATCTGCCCGTGGCTTCCCAGCCCATCAGGGCAGCGGGCTgtgcaggctgctcctgctgccacagcaggcCCAGATGCTCAGAGCTGCCCCGCGGGCGCCACgggaccagcagcagcctcagggccTGGCCCAGGGCTCGATCTGCTCAgcctggtggcacagccacagcaggggGGAAGGAGCTTAAGGAGCATCAGGGAGCCCGGGGAAGAGAGAGGCTGGTGAGACAAGGCTCTGCCTACAACTTTAAGGGGTTTTATTAACTTAGTACAACTAAAAACCCATATTTCTGAACACCACTGTCACAGGCGCTTCTCGCTTCTGACAAGATGTCCCAGATCGAGCACTGGGCGCTGAGTCCTTTCCAGCTGGCTGGGGGCTGTTGATGTCCGGCGGGGCTGGAGAGGCTGGACGAGCCCTGGTGCCCATGAGATGTGTCGGGGGGCTGTGCTTGTCCGGTGCTCTCGTGAGACGGCAGCGCCTGGGGGTTGAAGGGCAAGGGTGAGCCCCTCATTCCCAGGGGCTGCCCCTGGCTGGAGCAactctgctggctcaggagTGGCCAGCACAAGTGTCCCCTGCCTAGTGAGAGACTGTAAGAGATCCAAGCTCAGTTGCCCCATGAGCCAGTCCTTCTCCTCCATATTGCTTCTGCCCCTTCCAGAGCCCAAAGCCCCACCCCaacctgcccagctctgcacacagagctcATCCCACAGCTGGTACCCAGCAGATAATCAGCCCCCTGTCCTTGCTAA from Vidua macroura isolate BioBank_ID:100142 chromosome 20, ASM2450914v1, whole genome shotgun sequence encodes:
- the LOC128817462 gene encoding uncharacterized protein LOC128817462, with amino-acid sequence MDDVFSVSFWGKVGHYIYDVQASISVTSGPSHPASLATPLGGPLVGGTGLPEGHAPSHAAPGSHATGTGSRHGRKQAILACRVSRHRDPPARERLRAIARPASSSEEDEDSDNPWPTAKPGEGWARIRAEAIKDGDLDLYDLREVLGDGAEGLEALAEEGEFSRPEDQILLPENLLSDIRDAGKEALLKIPDGTTPLQNFSSVLQGPDETFIKFVDRLKEAIYRQIENIEAREELLRKMALTNANPETKKILRALPQDPEPTIAKMVEACTKATSMEQTVAFAGKSISLDLMADTGADVTIIPQAEWPRDWELVSPCGTISGVGGAVNSRRSKHLALNELVEEQVRLGHLIPSASPWNTPVFVIKKPGKDRWRLLQDLRRVNDVLEDMGPLQPGLPSPSMLPRDWQLAILDIKDCFFNIPLYPGDAPRFTFSVPSINRGEPYKRYQWTTLPQGLKNSPVLCQTFVAQVLSPVRRLFPEAIFLHYMDDILICAADTTYLKAALEKTIKTIKDSGFQIAEEKIQLSSPWKYLGFLITGRTVAPQSLTIKDNPQTLRDLQQLCGTITWIRPLLGLTTEELSPLFQLLKGDGDLASPRHLTPDAREALERVAAAIKSRQAHRVVRSLPINCAILVLRPTLPDVHMQARMSHAFFHQNAPALCRQFKISKEQARAILATCPNCQSHALPSLATGVNPRELGALETWQTDITHFPSFGRLKYIHVSVDTFSGAVFASTHTGEKTKDIIKHLYMAFSTLGVPKTIKTDNGPGFVSKQFMEFVQQWGIDHITGIPHNPTGQSIVERKHQEIKKLLEQQNDSALTTSPVEGLCKALYVLNFMNCSDREPNPPILRHFHNNTRAQLKERPPVLVKDLESRNIKGMKLNPADSWMSWMRTLPQAPQEPQELDLLGSTRVHFCIRFYTKAPQTKPGQNIKDVTPANRKYINEWCNYTSPVLSKSYPFPKELPRGVFLICGDRAWAGIPSSTKGGPCSLGKLTTLTPNKTQILDWKKKSQLARKKRSYGEFDPNCDSEIYDWSEGKRVAASIFLPWYAAAKALGEISHLGCWMSKQANATSAALSDLLAEEETTRHATLQNRAAIDFLLLAHGHSCEDFEGMCCFNVTSKSTSIQANIQRIQVLVKDLKTETRAVDAVNKTFSQWGVPGWAVPIVKGLIWILIIIFLISVASTIFKKMIGPGCGTRPGVPGWKAALGPDKELWARSCQAVLGQPLTLPLRKEEEEEADK